The proteins below are encoded in one region of Bombus vancouverensis nearcticus chromosome 8, iyBomVanc1_principal, whole genome shotgun sequence:
- the LOC117159528 gene encoding GTPase-activating Rap/Ran-GAP domain-like protein 3 isoform X4 translates to MSSLKRSTNQSTREGATGRRHALTGSSAKSIRNVLHATTAAPGSPLRHRSKYELRSISLEGTKVLPWTARCSTDAISRRGVLSRRYYGSVEMLPQMEQDGSDNGRRFRVENGDSPGEKEEMFGSPSTPILENPEYQTRWYFKYFLGKLHQNYVAADQERNPLFLSVVTSEVSDQSVPHYRVILWRKTGAQKISLPYSANKTMTIRQILSNFFGLEKLDKAPREVFSPEIQKDLLLLEEQEGSVNFKFGVIYAKKGQTTDDEMLSNEKGSTDFDKFLEIVGERIELKNWDKYRGGLDVKGDMTGNESYYTVYAGHEVMYHVSTMLPYSKDNPQQLERKRHIGNDIVNIIYTDDSNAIDTFNPNCIKSQFTHVFAVVSAEENGKGWRVAIYCDENVPLFGPSLPCPPVFEDPYTLREFLLVKLINGEKATFNTPTFAQKRERTLDALLRDMYQEHSQESKSNSMLNRRALSDVVEAPGRRREETRAVEMVRVGQALKLEAIVRGLAPTSLATAGPLKPRPWEPRCIYPDFPHEVVCGDVWLDNKLILATENGTFLIEDSLSHRLIFDESVQIKQLDVVEQHGILLFRAGDKGKDSNVYVFRLREFENSTTSRSAEIANDREDDQECEDNGDEDDADDDGDESEENDCDNFTRATTKFKPLIRRTRVRVRPLAVRGRAHIKERRLPRTRGCHLYTVTMPGGSHLRMCVAVGRRLIVFQWKHSAAWTAWCSATDTDTVEGFLHLKELNASESPTLVTIVENTDSNNEWTLCCGVRHHFELISASGSTRILHIEGTPKPHVVAALDLCEDEEPELLLCYNKLWLNGGRIGGSDATTTWSIDTRLPAFLTADTCHFQKLLEENTVATEFDFNWNSVPAAIACAFPYVIAFTNDTMEIRLIINGNLVHTIAMPNLNLITSKQDIFFATTAPEFLPGKCERIRLDSKPMDKEEPVSSPPPFPQSSTSRSNQQNSQGDWKPIRIYQIPLQTLSRSSLSTCSQRRCASPAEPEIISAPPTSDKSFLSVEPHRALSRSCSSSPTPSPTNVLPPRLRK, encoded by the exons ATGCAGCACGGATGCCATTTCGAGGCGGGGTGTCCTCTCCAGGCGATATTACGGCAGCGTGGAAATG CTGCCACAAATGGAGCAAGACGGGTCCGACAATGGAAGAAGATTTCGAGTGGAAAACGGTGATTCGCCGGGCGAGAAAGAAGAA ATGTTCGGATCACCGAGTACGCCGATATTGGAAAATCCAGAGTACCAAACGCGCTGGTACTTCAAATACTTTCTCGGAAAAC TGCATCAAAATTACGTTGCCGCGGACCAAGAAAGGAATCCCTTGTTTCTATCGGTGGTGACGAGCGAAGTCAGCGATCAAAGCGTGCCGCATTACAGAGTTATTTTATGGAGAAAAACT GGCGCACAGAAGATATCGCTGCCATACTCTGCGAACAAAACGATGACGATCAGGCAGATCTTGAG CAATTTCTTTGGTCTTGAGAAACTCGATAAGGCTCCGCGCGAGGTTTTTTCCCCCGAAATTCAAAAG GATCTGCTGTTGCTGGAAGAGCAAGAGGGTTCCGTCAACTTCAAGTTTGGCGTGATATACGCGAAGAAAGGGCAAACGACCGACGACGAAATGCTATCCAACG AGAAGGGTAGTACAGATTTTGACAAGTTCCTGGAAATTGTGGGCGAGAGGATAGAACTGAAGAATTGGGACAAGTATCGAGGTGGTTTAGACGTAAAAG GCGACATGACTGGCAACGAGAGTTATTATACGGTGTACGCGGGACACGAAGTGATGTACCATGTGAGTACGATGCTTCCCTATTCGAAGGACAACCCGCAACAATTGGAGAGAAAGCGACACATCGGTAACGATATCGTTAACATCATTTACACGGATGACTCGAACGCCATAGACACTTTCAACCCAAACTGCATCAAAAGTCAATTTACCC ACGTGTTTGCCGTGGTATCGGCCGAAGAAAACGGCAAAGGATGGCGCGTGGCCATTTACTGCGACGAAAACGTTCCTCTGTTTGGCCCGAGCCTTCCATGCCCGCCTGTGTTCGAGGACCCGTACACCCTGCGAGAATTTCTTCTCGTCAAGTTAATAAACGGCGAGAAAGCCACGTTCAACACGCCAACGTTCGCTCAAAAAAGGGAAAGGACCCTGGACGCTCTTCTTCGGGATATGTATCAAGAACACTCGCAGGAGAGCAAGAGCAAC AGTATGTTAAACCGACGAGCATTGTCGGATGTCGTGGAGGCTCCAGGTCGACGTCGCGAGGAGACCCGTGCCGTGGAGATGGTGCGCGTCGGACAGGCCCTGAAACTCGAAGCGATCGTCAGAGGTTTGGCGCCAACTTCCTTGGCCACTGCTGGTCCTTTGAAGCCTAGACCGTGGGAGCCGAGGTGTATCTATCCGGATTTCCCGCACGAAGTCGTATGCGGCGACGTTTGGCTGGATAACAAGCTGATCTTGGCTACCGAGAATGGAACTTTTCTGATCGAAG ACAGTTTATCGCACAGACTGATCTTCGACGAGTCCGTGCAAATTAAACAGCTAGACGTGGTCGAGCAACACGGAATATTGTTGTTTCGAGCCGGTGATAAAGGCAAAGATAGCAACGTGTACGTTTTTCGTCTAAGAGAATTCGAGAATAGCACGACGAGTAGGTCTGCCGAAATTGCAAACGATCGTGAAGACGATCAAGAGTGCGAAGACAATGGCGACGAGGACGATGcggacgacgacggcgacgaaagCGAAGAAAACGATTGCGACAATTTCACGCGAGCCACTACAAAATTTAAGCCCTTGATTCGTCGTACTCGTGTTCGTGTTCGTCCCTTGGCTGTTAGAGGACGAGCGCATATAAAGGAAAGAAGACTACCTAGAACTCGGGGCTGCCATTTATACACCGTTACTATGCCTGGTGGCTCTCATTTGCGCATG tgcGTAGCGGTCGGCCGACGTTTGATAGTTTTCCAATGGAAACATAGCGCCGCGTGGACCGCATGGTGTTCCGCTACGGACACAGACACCGTGGAAGGATTTTTGCATTTGAAGGAGTTGAACGCCAGCGAATCTCCGACGTTGGTAACGATAGTAGAAAATACAGATTCGAACAACGAATGGACGCTTTGCTGCGGTGTCCGACATCATTTTGAATTGATCTCAGCTTCTGGAAGCACGAGAATTCTTCACATCGAGGGAACACCGAAACCACACGTGGTGGCTGCTTTGGATCTCTGCGAAGACGAAGAACCCGAATTGTTACTCTGCTACAACA AATTATGGTTAAACGGAGGAAGAATTGGTGGCAGCGATGCAACAACGACGTGGTCGATCGATACTCGCTTACCTGCCTTTCTTACCGCAGATACGTGTCACTTTCAAAAACTCTTAGAAGAGAATACCGTAGCAACGGAATTCGATTTCAACTGGAATTCCGTTCCTGCGGCAATAG CCTGTGCCTTTCCCTACGTGATCGCCTTTACCAACGACACCATGGAGATACGATTGATAATCAATGGAAATTTGGTGCACACGATCGCCATGCCAAACCTGAATCTAATCACTTCGAAGCAAGACATCTTCTTCGCCACAACGGCTCCGGAATTTCTGCCTGGAAAATGCGAAAGAATTCGCCTGGACTCGAAACCCATGGACAAGGAAGAACCGGTTTCCAGTCCGCCTCCTTTCCCCCAATCTTCTACGTCTCGATCCAATCAGCAAA ACAGTCAGGGCGACTGGAAGCCGATAAGAATCTACCAAATACCGTTGCAAACGTTATCGAGAAGTAGCTTGTCAACGTGCTCGCAACGACGCTGTGCCAGCCCTGCCGAGCCAGAAATCATCTCGGCGCCGCCGACCAGCGACAAGAGTTTCCTCAGCGTTGAGCCTCACAGAGCGTTGAGCAGATCGTGTAGCAGCAGTCCAACGCCATCGCCGACCAACGTGCTTCCGCCTCGACTCAGAAAATAG